The following are encoded in a window of Lusitaniella coriacea LEGE 07157 genomic DNA:
- a CDS encoding DUF4276 family protein: MTISHLEVLVEEYSAEVALENLLPKILTSDLGFKIHSFRGKKDLLKKLPQRLKGYRSWLPEDWRIVVLCDRDDEDCQKLKKMLEDCAISNGVMTKSSSSNPQFTLLNRIAIEELEAWFLGDATAINQAYPKIAKSFANRERYRDPDVIRGGTWEALEALLQKKGYYQGGLNKVEVARTISEYMQPQNNRSLSFQCFYSGVQALTKQG; the protein is encoded by the coding sequence ATGACTATATCGCATCTAGAAGTTTTAGTTGAAGAATATTCCGCAGAAGTTGCTCTTGAAAACCTGTTACCAAAAATTTTGACATCCGATCTTGGGTTTAAAATTCACTCGTTTCGAGGAAAAAAGGATTTACTGAAAAAACTCCCCCAACGCCTCAAAGGTTATCGCTCTTGGTTGCCAGAAGATTGGCGAATTGTGGTTCTTTGCGATCGCGACGATGAGGATTGCCAAAAACTGAAAAAGATGCTTGAAGACTGTGCGATTTCTAATGGAGTTATGACTAAATCGAGTTCTTCAAACCCACAATTTACCCTTCTCAATCGGATTGCAATTGAAGAGCTTGAAGCTTGGTTTTTAGGAGATGCAACAGCTATTAATCAGGCATATCCCAAAATCGCAAAAAGTTTTGCGAATCGAGAACGCTATCGCGACCCCGACGTAATCAGAGGAGGAACCTGGGAAGCATTGGAGGCCTTACTGCAAAAGAAGGGATACTATCAAGGTGGATTGAATAAGGTTGAAGTAGCTCGAACGATTTCTGAATATATGCAACCTCAGAATAATCGGTCGCTGAGTTTTCAATGCTTTTACTCTGGGGTACAAGCTCTTACAAAACAAGGCTAA